One segment of Salvia splendens isolate huo1 chromosome 20, SspV2, whole genome shotgun sequence DNA contains the following:
- the LOC121782117 gene encoding uncharacterized protein LOC121782117, whose amino-acid sequence MAPNSDTTFLQGYTKSNNNNNDVSQKPSKLSMETLQRTISDISFELMSQEALTGSEKATLPLPPISEVEDAKCECCGMSEECTPQYVKKVRGTYGQMICGLCSEAVKEEMEKNGGKREEAMRAHVSACARFNRLGRAYPVLCQAEAMRDILRKNRANSLSPRDKGSMNRTVRGGIARSSSCIPAITKEINHRNKA is encoded by the coding sequence ATGGCACCCAATAGTGACACCACCTTTCTCCAAGGTTACACTAAgagcaacaacaacaacaacgacGTCAGCCAGAAGCCTTCGAAGCTCTCGATGGAAACCCTCCAACGCACAATCTCAGACATCTCGTTCGAGCTCATGAGCCAGGAAGCCTTAACAGGCTCAGAGAAGGCCACTTTGCCCTTGCCTCCTATCTCAGAGGTCGAGGACGCAAAGTGTGAGTGCTGTGGGATGTCAGAGGAGTGCACCCCACAGTACGTGAAGAAAGTGCGCGGGACCTACGGCCAGATGATATGTGGGCTCTGCTCAGAGGCCGTGAAGGAGGAGATGGAGAAAAACGGAGGGAAAAGGGAGGAGGCCATGCGTGCGCACGTGAGCGCGTGCGCTAGGTTTAACCGCCTAGGCAGAGCATACCCGGTGCTCTGCCAGGCGGAGGCCATGAGAGACATTTTGAGGAAAAATAGAGCGAACTCACTTAGCCCTAGAGATAAAGGAAGTATGAATCGAACGGTTAGAGGAGGAATTGCTAGGAGTTCGAGCTGCATACCGGCAATTACTAAGGAGATTAATCATCGCAACAAGGCGTAA